The genomic window AACTTTACAACGTAATATGTCTTTGAACTTCTATATAAGCTTTTCTGTATGTCATATTATGTAGTATTTGATTAGACCAGTACATCGAGTAACTCGTATAACTTCAGCAAATTTATTGCATTGAAATTTAATAATTTTATATTACATAAACATATATAATACATAAAAAATCACATAAGTTTTATAAGTAAGTAGAAGTAACCATAGGATATGTTCAAAGAGGATGGAACCAGAAAAAAGTTTGTTGTACTGGTTATAATTTCAATTGCTCTGGTTGGCGTATTTGCCAGCGGTATTATTGGCAATATTTTTGGAGGCAATAGTGGTAAAACTGGAAATGCCTCTTTTAGTAACGTTAATAATATAAATGAACCTCATTACAATCTCTCTGGTTTTATTTTAATAAGACACGATGCAGTGAATGAAACAATTTATAACTCTCTGGGATGGCTGAAAATATACACCAACTCAACCGATATTTTTGTTTATTCTATTCATCCTCTGGCCAATAAAACTCTGGTTTTCAATATAACTCTTCTTAAAGTTGAACGGAATGGAACTGCAGCAAATGTAGCTAAAAATGGTGATTTAGTTACAATTAATTACATAGGCATGCTTCCATCAGGCAAGGTTTTTGATACATCATTAAAGCAGGTGGCTGAGAATAAGAGCATACCCAAGGCATATATGTTCAGGGAAAGGCCAAGCTATAAACCTCTTAGCTTTGTATTGGGGTCCAAAAGGATAATAGAGGGTGTTGGAGATGCTGTAAATGGTATGAAGGTGAATCAGACAATTGAAGTTACTATTCCTCCGGATAAAGCCTATAACTACTACAATAAGAAGCTTTTGACAATAATACCCATTGAGGAGAAAATTCCAAGGGAAACTCTATTAAAACGCTATGTTGATGTGCCTGTAAACCAGTTCTATCATGCAGCTAACCTTAAAGCAGGCGATATTTTCATGATTCCAGATACAAATATAAATGCCTCAGTTTTAAGTATAAACAATGATACAATGGCACTCGAACTTCTGCTTAAAGTGGGTGATGTTATCCATAGAGGTCTGCCCTTCAACTCAACAGTTATTGCCGTATATCCGAAAGTTATAGAGATAGAATATAATGTCAAGGTTGGACAGGTGATTCATTCCAGAGGTTTACCCTGGAACAGCACAGTTATTGGGGTGAACTGAGGATTCCCTTCAGATATTTCCTCAATTCATTACCAGATTCGCTCTCCAGAGCAAGTTCTATACTGCTCTTCATCCAGGATGATTTGTTGCCTATATCATAAACTTTTCCACTGAATTTGAAACCAATAACTTTCTCTTCAGACTCTATTAACCTCTTAATGGCATCGGTAAGCTGAATCTCTCCGTCCTTGCCTTTCTCTCCCTTTTCAAGAATATCAAAAATTCTGCTGCTGAGAATATATCTTCCGACGATAGCTAAGTTTGATGGAGCTTCCCTGACTTCTGGTTTCTCCACCAGGTCTTCTATCATGAATGTACCATTTTCAAGTTCTCTGCCTTTTTTCACAACACCA from archaeon BMS3Bbin15 includes these protein-coding regions:
- a CDS encoding FKBP-type peptidyl-prolyl cis-trans isomerase, which gives rise to MFKEDGTRKKFVVLVIISIALVGVFASGIIGNIFGGNSGKTGNASFSNVNNINEPHYNLSGFILIRHDAVNETIYNSLGWLKIYTNSTDIFVYSIHPLANKTLVFNITLLKVERNGTAANVAKNGDLVTINYIGMLPSGKVFDTSLKQVAENKSIPKAYMFRERPSYKPLSFVLGSKRIIEGVGDAVNGMKVNQTIEVTIPPDKAYNYYNKKLLTIIPIEEKIPRETLLKRYVDVPVNQFYHAANLKAGDIFMIPDTNINASVLSINNDTMALELLLKVGDVIHRGLPFNSTVIAVYPKVIEIEYNVKVGQVIHSRGLPWNSTVIGVN